Proteins co-encoded in one Fusarium fujikuroi IMI 58289 draft genome, chromosome FFUJ_chr06 genomic window:
- a CDS encoding probable NCS6 Protein with role in invasive growth, with protein MAPTPCVRCQNNRAVVKRPKNHHKLCRDCFIRVFEDEVHHTITSSDLFFPGERVAIGASGGKDSTVLASVMKTLNERHNYGLDLVLLSVDEGIKGYRDDSLETVKRNAVQYDMPLEIVGYDELYGWTMDQVVETIGKKGNCTYCGVFRRQALDRGAKKLAIQHVITGHNADDVAETVLMNLLRGDMPRLSRSTSIVTGNASSEVKRSKPLKYAYEKEIVLYAHHKKLDYFSTECIYSPEAFRGTARGLIKNLEKVRPSAILDIVRSGEDMARLTPDKGQAVCGCDEGEGLGGCGSANGRTSGNEMAQVEASLKKKHESAALETEITSNGAPKDDIVALPIRTKKQKETPAPKQNLGKCVKCGYMSSQTMCQACTLLEGLNKNRAEIAI; from the coding sequence ATGGCACCTACACCTTGTGTTCGGTGTCAGAACAACCGAGCTGTTGTAAAGCGACCCAAGAACCATCACAAGCTATGCCGAGACTGCTTCATCAGAGTGTTCGAGGACGAAGTCCATCACACAATCACATCATCAGACCTCTTCTTTCCGGGTGAACGAGTTGCTATTGGTGCTTCAGGTGGCAAGGATTCAACAGTGCTGGCTTCTGTAATGAAGACTTTGAATGAACGACACAACTATGGACTCGACCTAGTACTTTTGAGTGTCGACGAGGGCATCAAGGGATATCGGGACGACTCCCTAGAGACAGTCAAGCGAAATGCTGTTCAATACGACATGCCCCTGGAAATTGTTGGTTACGATGAACTGTACGGATGGACCATGGACCAAGTTGTCGAGACTATCGGAAAGAAGGGAAACTGCACATATTGTGGTGTTTTCAGAAGACAGGCCCTCGACCGAGGAGCCAAAAAGCTGGCCATTCAGCATGTCATTACTGGTCACAACGCTGACGATGTTGCCGAAACCGTTCTCATGAACTTGCTACGAGGCGACATGCCACGCTTATCCCGAAGTACCAGTATTGTTACCGGAAACGCAAGCAGTGAGGTCAAGAGAAGCAAGCCTCTCAAGTATGCATACGAGAAGGAGATCGTACTTTACGCACATCACAAGAAGCTGGACTACTTCAGCACAGAGTGTATTTACAGCCCCGAGGCTTTCAGAGGGACAGCGCGTGGACTTATCAAGAATCTGGAGAAAGTGCGGCCAAGTGCAATTCTCGACATTGTACGAAGTGGAGAGGACATGGCTCGACTTACACCAGACAAAGGCCAAGCTGTGTGTGGCTGCGACGAAGGCGAGGGACTCGGAGGTTGCGGATCAGCCAACGGGCGGACTTCTGGCAATGAGATGGCCCAGGTCGAGGCCAGCCTGAAGAAAAAGCACGAGTCTGCAGCTCTCGAGACAGAGATCACATCCAATGGAGCACCTAAGGACGACATAGTTGCCTTGCCAATAAGgaccaagaagcaaaaggagaCTCCTGCACCAAAACAAAACCTAGGGAAATGTGTCAAGTGTGGTTACATGTCGAGTCAGACAATGTGCCAGGCTTGCACATTGTTGGAGGGTCTAAATAAGAATAGAGCAGAGATAGCGATATAA
- a CDS encoding related to histone acetyltransferase translates to MTGAQTMAEELPHNVMVSDEDAEYETAGETGGETTKTIASRPSGGKGSYDTNQAPAKNGDAEFGDHDASGEDVDASGEEDNDYTVPPQASSHDSVGPPQGGDEEDDENVEGDQEHEEDDVDAEEDEDVDAEGEDYEEDEGVGAVKFQPGTRSDDEDDSESDRSESPSANDDESDEEAAWDDAAEAEEDHEDDETAASSNCIFCGHNEDEDPSEEFEVYLACVRCGGNAHQQCARGAAAMSAENTPESWKCPECFSKESDVGSEDEEMEDHDVEHNAEIHSQQSDVPEVPGEHESGQHVNDDEDASSQSDNDSELDEEPIDAPRSLRKRKSSSLEDQGSGLSLRKRRRNQSQDAGSESTARNGSAEPGRHHPPRTVRLKVPRPPPVSIEKRTRTSLVLKLHVKPGNLKEILSRKKREKRRQPGSATRPTPQRQALAATPAPVARANLTAATISNLPTPFTSDNYSQPFYSFYDREADEMKGKPYGGILTEVEADTSKTLPDEDDRNKFTSTLKKAEDDWRARLLQAMQEDPNPPVRKSKKAGNNGSEIECIDFGGWEIDTWYAAPYPAEYSINRVLYICEFCLKYMNSDYVAWRHKLKCPAKHPPGDEIYRHGSVSVFEVDGRKNPVYCQNLCLLAKLFLGSKTLYYDVEPFLFYVLCEYNETGYHFVGYFSKEKRASSQNNVSCILTLPIHQRKGYGNLLIDFSYLLTKVEEKTGSPEKPLSDMGLVSYRNYWRLVLCRYFLKVMENENHATEGLSIKRISANTGMTPDDVISALEGLRALVRDPQTKLYAFRVDLDYCREYVGKWEAKGYVQLKSEALVWTPYVMGRTNAVNFELGPPINTIAPREDDEAKVDEGNGTAAIEDRQPMVNGEKHDASAPQAVADADGDVPMNINGEQPQESPAENHSAEPVPVQSIEDVAPGQEKDKDVEMEDAKAGAPPAWLLPYQDIPFTRFEVFPAVPGGRRERARPIVSRPTAPRPASAPRPKRPSNSHRPSSSRPKSSKKKTGGTGRGPGRWPKGTKKSDYGNATSGPGLPPGWVDRQAKLQGVTEAKGPEQEVAVLDSAAEDSVVVSTKTNGAKVNGITANNVGSGSTEEAAKGEDVDAEGEDI, encoded by the exons ATGACAGGCGCACAAACTATGGCTGAAGAGCTTCCACACAACGTCATGGTTTCCGACGAGGATGCTGAATATGAGACGGCAGGCGAAACAGGAGGCgaaacaacaaaaacaaTCGCATCTAGGCCAAGCGGAGGTAAAGGAAGCTATGATACGAATCAAGCTCCTGCAAAGAATGGCGATGCCGAGTTCGGCGACCACGATGCATCTGGCGAGGATGTAGACGCATCTGGAGAGGAGGACAACGACTATACGGTACCTCCGCAGGCATCTTCTCACGACAGTGTTGGACCTCCCCAAggcggtgatgaggaagatgacgaaaATGTTGAAGGAGATCAGGaacatgaagaagacgatgtagatgccgaggaggatgaagatgttgatgctgaaggagaagactatgaggaagacgaaggtGTTGGTGCCGTCAAGTTCCAGCCAGGGACAAGaagcgacgacgaagatgatagTGAAAGCGATAGATCCGAATCACCAAGCGCAAACGACGACGAGTCAGACGAGGAGGCCGCATGGGATGATGCTGCAGAGGCCGAGGAAGatcatgaagatgatgagacggCCGCCTCGAGCAACTGCATCTTCTGTGGCCataatgaagatgaagacccCAGCGAGGAGTTTGAGGTTTATTTGGCCTGTGTGCGTTGTGGTGGTAATG CTCACCAACAATGCGCACGCGGTGCGGCTGCAATGAGTGCGGAGAATA CGCCCGAGAGTTGGAAATGCCCTGAATGCTTCAGCAAAGAATCCGACGTGGGgagtgaagatgaggagatggaggatcaCGATGTTGAACACAATGCCGAGATACACTCCCAACAGTCTGATGTACCGGAGGTACCAGGAGAGCATGAATCTGGTCAGCACGTgaacgatgacgaagatgccAGCTCTCAAAGCGACAATGAcagtgagcttgatgaggagCCCATTGACGCCCCTCGCAGCTTGAGAAAACGCAAATCTTCATCATTAGAAGATCAAGGAAGCGGGCTTTCGTTGAGGAAACGACGACGAAACCAGTCCCAAGACGCAGGGTCAGAGAGCACAGCACGAAATGGAAGCGCTGAACCAGGACGACACCACCCTCCCAGAACTGTGCGTCTCAAGGTTCCACGACCCCCACCCGTCTCAATAGAGAAACGTACTCGTACCTCACTTGTACTTAAACTTCATGTCAAGCCTGGCAATCTTAAGGAAATCTTATCTCGCAAAAagcgagaaaagagaaggcAGCCAGGCAGTGCCACGCGCCCGACCCCTCAACGACAAGCCCTGGCTGCGACTCCAGCTCCAGTTGCCAGAGCCAACCTTACTGCTGCAACTATATCTAACCTTCCCACGCCTTTTACATCGGACAACTACTCACAACCATTTTATTCCTTCTATGATCGCGAGGCCGATGAGATGAAGGGCAAGCCTTACGGCGGCATATTGACCGAGGTCGAGGCCGACACATCCAAGACTCTCCCTGACGAGGATGATCGAAACAAGTTCACCTCTActctgaagaaggctgaagaTGACTGGAGAGCGCGTCTTCTGCAGGCCATGCAAGAAGACCCCAACCCACCAGTTCGAAAATCGAAAAAGGCCGGCAACAACGGCAGTGAGATCGAATGCATCGATTTTGGCGGCTGGGAGATCGATACTTGGTATGCTGCGCCGTATCCTGCCGAATACAGCATAAATCGAGTACTGTACATTTGTGAGTTCTGTCTGAAGTACATGAACTCTGACTACGTTGCTTGGAGGCACAAACTCAAATGCCCAGCCAAGCATCCACCAGGAGACGAGATCTATCGTCATGGGTCAGTCTCCGTTTTTGAGGTCGACGGCCGCAAGAATCCGGTCTACTGCCAGAATCTGTGCCTTCTTGCCAAGCTGTTCCTGGGTTCGAAAACCTTGTATTACGACGTTGAACCCTTCCTTTTCTATGTTTTATGCGAATACAACGAGACAGGTTACCACTTTGTGGGGTACTTTTCCAAAGAAAAGAGGGCTAGCAGCCAGAACAATGTCTCATGTATTCTGACATTACCAATACACCAACGAAAAGGTTACGGCAACTTGCTTATAGACTTTTCCTACTTGCTCACCAaagtggaggagaagacggGCTCTCCCGAGAAGCCTCTCTCTGATATGGGCCTGGTCTCATATCGCAATTACTGGCGACTGGTTCTGTGTCGATACTTTTTGAAGGTGATGGAGAATGAGAATCACGCAACGGAAGGGCTTAGCATAAAACGGATATCGGCCAATACCGGCATGACCCCGGACGATGTCATTTCTGCACTGGAAGGTCTTAGGGCTCTTGTCAGAGATCCGCAGACCAAGCTGTATGCCTTCCGAGTCGATTTGGATTACTGTCGAGAATACGTGGGCAAGTGGGAAGCCAAGGGTTACGTTCAGTTAAAATCCGAAGCTCTCGTTTGGACTCCGTATGTGATGGGTCGAACCAATGCCGTCAACTTTGAACTCGGCCCACCGATCAATACCATTGCGCCAAGGGAAGACGACGAGGCCAAGGTTGACGAGGGAAATGGCACGGCTGCCATCGAGGACCGTCAGCCAATGGTCAATGGGGAGAAGCACGATGCGTCTGCCCCTCAAGCAGTCGCAGATGCAGACGGCGATGTTCCAATGAACATCAATGGAGAACAACCCCAGGAGTCTCCAGCCGAGAACCACAGTGCGGAGCCAGTGCCAGTCCAGTCTATCGAAGATGTGGCGCCCGGGCAAGAGAAAGATAAGGATGTTGAAATGGAAGATGCAAAAGCCGGAGCCCCCCCGGCTTGGCTACTGCCATACCAGGACATTCCGTTCACCCGCTTTGAAGTCTTCCCTGCCGTACCTGGTGGTCGACGAGAAAGAGCTCGACCAATTGTCAGTCGACCGACAGCCCCTCGCCCAGCCAGTGCTCCTAGACCGAAGCGTCCCAGCAACAGCCATCGGCCATCCTCGTCTCGGCCCAAGAGttcaaagaaaaagactggAGGGACCGGTCGGGGACCAGGTAGATGGCCAAAGGGAACAAAGAAATCAGATTACGGTAACGCTACCAGTGGCCCTGGTCTACCGCCCGGCTGGGTCGATCGCCAAGCCAAATTGCAAGGTGTCACAGAAGCCAAGGGGCCAGAACAGGAGGTGGCAGTTCTCGactcagcagcagaagacTCGGTCGTTGTCTCGACGAAGACTAATGGTGCCAAAGTCAATGGGATTACTGCAAATAATGTGGGATCGGGATCAACGGAAGAGGCTGCTAAAGGAGAGGACGTGGATGCCGAGGGAGAGGATATCTAA
- a CDS encoding probable ribosomal protein L7a.e.B, cytosolic has protein sequence MPPKSGKKVAPAPFPQGKAGKKAAKNPLLEKRPRNFGIGQDIQPKRNVSRMVKWPEYVRLQRQKKILQMRLKVPPALAQFQHVLDRNTAAQAFKLLNKYRPETKAEKKERLLQEATAVKEGKKKEDVSKKPYTVKYGLNHVVGLIENKKASLVLIPNDVEPIELVVFLPSLCKKMGIPYAIVKGKARLGTVVHKKTAAVLAITEVRSEDKNELSKLISAVKDGYLEKHDQARRQWGGGIMGPKAQMKIIKKQKALEAATKI, from the exons ATG CCTCCCAAGTCCGGCAAGAAGGTCGCTCCCGCCCCTTTCCCTCAGGGTaaggctggcaagaaggCCGCCAAG AACCctcttctcgagaagcgACCTCGCAACTTCGGCATCGGCCAGGACATCCAGCCTAAGCGAAATGTCTCTCGCATGGTCAAGTGGCCCGAGTATGTCCGCCTCCAGcgacagaagaagatcctTCAGATGCGCCTGAAGGTTCCCCCGGCTCTCGCTCAGTTCCAGCACGTCCTCGACCGCAACACTGCTGCCCAGgccttcaagctcctcaacaagTACCGACCTGagaccaaggccgagaagaaggagcgTCTCCTCCAGGAGGCTACCGCCGTCAAGGAgggtaagaagaaggaggatgttTCCAAGAAGCCCTACACTGTCAAGTATGGTCTCAACCACGTTGTTGGCCTCattgagaacaagaaggctTCTCTCGTCCTTATCCCCAACGATGTCGAGCCCATCgagctcgtcgtcttcctcccTTCTCTTTGCAAGAAGATGGGTATCCCTTACGCCAttgtcaagggcaaggcccGTCTCGGAACGGTCGTCCACAAGAAG ACCGCTGCTGTCCTCGCCATTACCGAGGTCCGCTCCGAGGACAAGAACGAGCTCTCCAAGCTCATCTCCGCTGTCAAGGACGGTTACCTTGAGAAGCACGACCAGGCCCGCCGACAATGGGGTGGTGGTATCATGGGTCCCAAGGCTCAgatgaagatcatcaagaagcagaaggctcttgaggctgCTACCAAGATCTAA
- a CDS encoding probable PEST phosphatase interacting protein, translating into MPASTVETPAVALSFANNFWGKEDAGVAPLLSRMTAAKTTCDELRAFYGARASIEEEYSRKLLNLSRKALGSQESGTLKTSLDTVRGEVEQMAKQHQLIGAEMKSELEEPLAAFAGGMKERRKIIQNTVEKLLKVKMQQTQQVNKTRDKYEQECLKIKGYLAQGHMVMGQEERRNKAKLEKTQISLATSNTEYENAVKALEDTTTRWNREWKSAADKFQDLEEERLDFTKSSLWTFANIASTVCVSDDSSCEKIRLSLEVMDVEKDIITFITEKGTGQEIPDAPKYINFCRGDVTDNQSETSEDDNYSVAQFPRSINPAFRSSSPQPSTFESHHDPNSALANDLAHREVASSKRDLPSQKPATLPPDEILQIGTQKPQPQQIQAPPQPRQQQIPRPSQMQHPAQLQYASQHQHPSQLQHHSQLQHPSQLQHHPQQQYSPQRQQPSQQVAHHTGHHMQQQMRPLEMRPADGRSGDMRHANMRHSDMRHHDPRPSLEMRHSGEVRPSMQSRPSADARQSMDARTSLEVRRPMEDPYRRQQPAGHASYDANQHGAVAAVPHDPYPLDGMTMLCRTGPSPISDQSSQVTSARPSSRDSHSDYSNPNSFSSVEPPSGKTSPVKQDPIKPNPVPTQAPAPVSAPAPAPAPAPATVTAPAPAPAPAPAVSNGPSPVKLVAKKKSGGFLKNHSPFRRKSNKDLQSSNRNTWHAPSTQNSGSPVRRPLLQTQESSSVVTKERTQSPEPIDANASLALGVGQNVFPVSTPDTKKKPGAATEQTPEETDPIALALAELKGVTLGKQSSMRMSADHYSGLATPAPASEAASRQASASRTAPTPVNPDVAAAKRGTPPPSYQTPVSRLGVPPPAVTSRAMKEATKKATTQTRSMFESGGGLPGGFNSTASRTNTRATETRRSEPPPSQSVPPSASRPATRTTNHGRGESGSYSASPVSRQPTRVTDNGRGEPGSYSSASMPRPGTRGTDMGRGDTGGYSTPPVARSGTKASEMPRSDTRGIPISRPGTRGSDMSRGGSGIYGSSPGSRPGTRGSDMPRATSPAPARSVSPQPPMNDNMSYRSVSPNPYAASQRSPSVMSSPQKHGSAQGYYPQSPQQAASRGPSPSPYAQQNRPGSSYAGSDMAIQLAPVDDPYGSQRSRGSRPASRAMSYYDDGSTRQRSQSVADPSRLYTGDGRAILHYARALYMYQAAIPEELSFGKGDYLAVLRHQDDGWWEAEVHGGDGSVGLVPSNYLAAC; encoded by the exons ATGCCCGCATCAACGGTTGAAACTCCAGCCGTTGCGCTGTCTT TCGCAAACAACTTTTGgggcaaagaagatgccgGCGTGGCGCCGCTGCTGAGTCGCATGACTGCGGCCAAGACTACATGCGATGAACTACGAGCATTCTATGGCG CTCGAGCGTCGATTGAGGAGGAATACTCCCGCAAATTATTGAACCTGAGTCGCAAAGCCTTAGGATCGCAGGAGTCTGGTACATTGAAGACATCGTTGGATACCGTCCGAGGCGAAGTCGAACAAATGGCCAAGCAGCACCAACTCATTGGCGCAGAAATGAAATCAGAGCTTGAGGAACCACTCGCTGCCTTTGCTGGCGGAATGAAGGAGCGACGAAAGATTATTCAGAATACCGTCGAAAAGCTAttgaaggtcaagatgcAGCAGACACAGCAGGTCAACAAG ACACGAGACAAGTATGAGCAAGAGTGCTTGAAGATCAAGGGTTATCTTGCTCAAGGCCACATGGTAATGGGCCAGGAAGAACGACGCAACAAAGCCAAACTCGAAAAGACACAGATCAGCCTGGCAACTTCCAATACGGAGTACGAGAATGCGGTTAAAGCACTCGAAGACACGACAACAAGATGGAACAGAGAGTGGAAGTCAGCCGCCGATAAATTCCAAGATTTGGAGGAAGAACGACTCGACTTCACCAAGAGTAGCCTGTGGACGTTTGCCAATATCGCCTCCACAGTTTGCGTTAGTGACGATTCGTCGTGCGAAAAGATCCGACTCTCATTGGAGGTTATGGATGTGGAAAAGGACATCATCACTTTCATTACAGAAAAGGGAACCGGCCAGGAGATCCCAGACGCTCCCAAGTATATCAACTTCTGTCGCGGAGATGTGACGGATAACCAATCTGAGACGTCAGAAGACGACAACTATTCTGTCGCTCAATTTCCTCGCAGCATCAACCCTGCTTTCCGTTCGTCGTCCCCTCAACCTTCGACGTTCGAGTCGCATCATGATCCAAATTCTGCTCTGGCCAACGACCTGGCGCACAGAGAAGTTGCTTCAAGCAAACGCGACCTTCCAAGCCAGAAGCCAGCAACGCTGCCCCCTGACGAGATACTCCAAATTGGCACTCAGaagcctcaacctcagcaaaTCCAGGCACCTCCTCAACCGCGTCAACAGCAGATACCACGCCCCTCTCAGATGCAGCACCCCGCTCAACTGCAATATGCTtcccagcatcaacatccctCCCAATTGCAGCACCactctcagcttcagcaCCCTTCACAGCTGCAGCATCACCCCCAGCAGCAGTACTCTCCTCAGCGTCAGCAACCGTCCCAGCAGGTTGCTCACCATACAGGACACCACATGCAACAGCAAATGAGGCCTCTGGAGATGAGACCCGCTGATGGCAGATCTGGAGATATGAGACACGCGAACATGCGACATTCAGATATGCGACACCACGATCCAAGACCGTCTTTGGAGATGCGTCACTCTGGTGAAGTTCGGCCTTCCATGCAGTCTCGACCCAGTGCTGATGCAAGACAATCAATGGATGCAAGAACATCTCTGGAAGTAAGGCGACCAATGGAGGATCCGTATCGCCGCCAACAACCTGCAGGTCATGCATCGTATGATGCCAACCAGCATGGTGCTGTTGCAGCCGTGCCACACGACCCTTACCCCCTGGACGGCATGACGATGCTGTGCAGGACTGGGCCCAGCCCCATCTCGGACCAGAGTTCACAGGTAACATCTGCTCGACCTTCGAGCAGAGACTCCCATAGTGATTATTCGAACCCCAACTCGTTCTCTAGTGTGGAACCACCGAGTGGCAAAACTTCACCTGTCAAGCAGGATCCTATAAAGCCAAACCCAGTCCCAACTCAAGCGCCAGCACCAGTATCGGCACCTGCGCCGGCACCAGCCCCTGCTCCGGCGACAGTCACAGCTCctgctccggctccggctccggcgcCCGCTGTCAGCAATGGTCCGAGCCCAGTCAAGTTAGTtgctaagaagaagagtgGTGGTTTCTTAAAAAATCACAGCCCATTCAGACGCAAGAGCAACAAGGATCTTCAGTCATCAAACAGGAACACATGGCACGCACCGAGCACGCAAAACTCGGGTAGTCCCGTTCGCCGACCACTGTTGCAAACACAAGAATCCAGCAGTGTTGTCACCAAAGAACGTACTCAGAGTCCCGAGCCCATCGATGCCAATGCCAGTCTAGCTCTAGGAGTGGGACAGAATGTCTTCCCTGTATCTACCCCTGAcacaaagaagaagccaggaGCTGCCACCGAACAGACACCCGAGGAAACAGACCCAATCGCTCTGGCCCTTGCGGAGCTGAAAGGTGTCACGTTAGGCAAGCAGTCATCAATGAGAATGTCCGCTGATCACTATTCCGGGCTTGCCACTCCGGCGCCAGCATCAGAGGCTGCTTCAAGACAAGCCTCAGCCTCTCGCACAGCTCCGACTCCTGTGAACCCGGATGTTGCGGCGGCAAAGAGAGGAACACCGCCGCCATCCTACCAAACCCCAGTTTCACGTCTAGGTGTCCCACCACCTGCAGTGACTTCCAGGGCAATGAAGGAAGCGACCAAGAAGGCTACCACACAAACACGAAGCATGTTTGAGAGTGGAGGCGGTTTGCCAGGAGGATTCAATAGTACTGCTTCTAGGACCAACACTCGAGCAACCGAAACAAGGCGATCTGAGCCACCCCCAAGCCAGAGCGTTCCACCAAGTGCTTCACGACCGGCAACTCGAACCACTAACCATGGCAGGGGCGAGTCTGGTAGTTACAGCGCGTCCCCTGTGTCACGACAGCCTACTAGAGTTACCGATAACGGACGCGGCGAGCCTGGAAGCTATAGCTCAGCATCCATGCCTCGACCAGGCACTCGGGGCACTGACATGGGTAGAGGAGATACTGGCGGCTATAGTACACCACCTGTGGCACGTTCGGGAACCAAAGCAAGCGAGATGCCCCGATCGGACACTCGCGGAATTCCTATTTCGCGACCAGGCACAAGGGGAAGTGACATGTCTCGTGGCGGATCTGGTATTTACGGATCGTCGCCTGGCTCCCGACCTGGCACCAGAGGCTCTGATATGCCCAGAGCAACTTCGCCAGCACCAGCTCGTAGCGTGTCTCCACAGCCACCTATGAACGACAACATGAGCTACAGATCGGTTTCGCCCAACCCTTACGCTGCTAGCCAACGCTCTCCGTCTGTCATGAGCTCACCACAGAAGCATGGCTCTGCCCAGGGGTATTATCCCCAGTCACCTCAGCAGGCCGCTAGCCGCGggccttctccttcacctTATGCCCAGCAGAATCGCCCCGGAAGCAGCTATGCAGGTAGCGACATGGCAATTCAGCTCGCGCCGGTTGATGATCCCTACGGGTCTCAGAGGAGTCGAGGCAGCCGCCCTGCTTCGAGAGCCATGAGCTACTATGACGATGGTAGTACCCGTCAACGTAGTCAGAGCGTTGCTGATCCGTCTCGGCTGTATACGGGAGATGGCAGAGCAATCCTGCATTATG CACGCGCATTGTATATGTATCAAGCAGCCATTCCCGAGGAGTTGAGCTTTGGCAAGGGTGACTATCTTGCGGTCCTCCGTCATCAAGACGACGGATGGTGGGAGGCTGAAGTCCACGGCGGAGACGGAAGTGTCGGGCTGGTCCCAAGCAATTACCTTGCGGCGTGCTAG
- a CDS encoding probable nuclear transport factor 2 (ntf-2), which translates to MAGNFEEVAKQFVEFYYNTFDSDRKGLAALYRDHSMLTFESASVLGTQAITEKLAGLPFEKVKHQVSTLDAQPSNDQGGVIILITGALLVDEEQRPMNFSQSFQLARDANGQYFVYNDIFKLVFG; encoded by the exons ATGGCCGGAA ACTTTGAGGAAGTTGCCA AGCAGTTTGTTGAGTTCTACTACAACACCTTCGACAGTGATCGCAAGGGTCTCGCTGCTCTCTAC CGAGACCACTCTATGCTGACTTTTGAGTCTGCTTCCGTCCTTGGCACCCAGGCTATTaccgagaagcttgct GGCCTCCCCtttgagaaggtcaagcaCCAAGTCTCTACCCTCGATGCCCAGCCCTCCAATGACCAGGGCGGTGTCATAATCCTCATTACCGGTGCTCTCCTT GTCGATGAGGAGCAGCGCCCCATGAACTTCAGCCAGTCTTTCCAGCTCGCCCGCGATGCGAATGGACAGTACTTCGTCTACaacgacatcttcaagcttgtcTTCGGTTAA